The genomic interval AACCCTGTAAAAACATCTTGGCAGCCTCCCAAGGTCAAGGCTGCTCTGGATAATACTGTGGAGTGCCAGTTATCAATTTATTGTCTGTCAGCTCCAAATTGACCCTTCAATACATGCTTTGCAGCGAGTTGGACATGAAGCTTCCTTAGTAGCAGGTGCGAGTAAGATCAGTGTAGGTGCTACTAAGATCAGTGTAGGTAGAAAGGGAGGTTTCCAGGTGTTGCATGGTCAGTTAGCAGTGTGAGTTTGAGAAAAGCATGTGGTGCTCAGCCCCATGTCCCCAGAACACACAATACCTTGATTGTGTGTTAGACCAAATCATCGTCCACCTTCCTGTGGCTTTCTCCATAGACAATGCATGCTCCAGGTCTGCTCATACTGCCACTCCCACTTGGTGGCGAGGCCATGTACCTGGCCCATCAGCTATGGCTCATTTGTGCCCAATGTGTgctcaggaggattgctttctACTTCCCCGTAACTATGCATCGGCTCTGGCCAATGCTCTAGGGAGTCAAGTTCTTACGAGGCCTGAGGTACGCCCACTGCAGTGACCGAATGTCATTGAAAACAGTGAGATCAGACCAGAGTTAAGTGGTCagtgggaaaagagaaaatggaagtaaGTATAGATGGAGGTCTTCAGACTTTGGGTGGGTaggggagggaaaagaaagatggggtgaggaggagggatCTGTGGGATAAGGAAGTTCATTCTTTTGCTAGGATGGAGATTTGAGTATAACTGAAAACTGATAGGAAACACTGAAGGGTGTGGATAGTGAAAAATAATGTGCAGTCTAAATTTTTTTAGGTTGCCAGCATCTCAGGtgatcttttacttttatttatgtatttattttttattttttttttgagacagagtctcactttgttgccctcaatagagtactgtggaatcacagctcactgcaatctcaaactcttttttttttttttttttgtagagacagagtttcactttatggccctaggtagagtgccgtggcatcacatagctcacagcaacctccaactcctgggcttaagcgattctcttgcctcagcctcccaagtagctgggactacaggtgcctgccacaacacccagctattttttttttttgcagttcggccggggccaggtttgaacccgccacccttggcatatggggcctgcaccttaccgactgagccacaagtgccgcccaatctcaaactcttgagcttaagcgattcttttgcctccacctcccaagtagctggactacagacacctgacacaacgcctggctgtttttttagagataaggtctcgctctggctctggctctggctctggctcaggctggtctcgaactcatgagcttaggcaatccactcagctcagcctcccggagtgctacgattacaggtgtaactcactgtgcccagcctatttacttttttttttttttttttttaagagacagagtgtcactttgtcgccctcggtagagtgccatggcatcacagctcatagcaacctccagctcttgggcttaggcgattctcttgcctcagactcccaagtagctgggatcacggcacccgccacaacacccagctattttttgttgcagttttgccagggccaggtttgaaccagccacccttggtatatagggccaacaccctacccactgagccacaggcaccaccctatttatttactttttgagatagagtctcaccctattgccctgggtagagtgctgtggtgtcatagctcacaacaacctcaaactctagggctcaagtgatcctcttgcctcagcctcctgagtagctgtgactacaggtgaccaccgtgacaacaagctaatttttctattttcagtacagacagggtcttggccttgctcaggctggtcttgaactcctgaactccagcaatccacccacttcagcctcccagagtgctaagattacaggcatgagacactgtgcctggcctcaggtgtcttttaaaaaaatattttgagagagaggatcttactatgtcgcccaggctggcctgcaacttctgagctcaagccatcctcccacctcagcctcctgagcagctaggactataggcacctgccatctTACCCAGCTCTCAAGTGGTCTCGATACAGGGGATTCTAGACAACAGCTGGAGAAACGCTATGGCTGAAGGGAGGTATGGAGATTCCTGAGAAAGCAGGGAGACAGAGACACGGCTACACAGGGGCACATCTCCTCAGTGGATCATGGAAGACAGCAGGCAGGTTGCTGGGGGAAGCCAAGGCCCACCCATGCAATGACTTTGGTTCTTTAGGAAGCATGAAATGACATCAGCTATTGGAAGGAGGGGGCAAGGAGACTTCAATATTCAGTAATTCCAAAATATTATAACTGTTCCCAGTTGcatcttcatttaattttttagaagtGCTACCCTTGCAGTGAGAGTGTAGACTGACTCCCGTAACAGGACCGTGAGGGCCCAGTTGAAGCTGGTAGTTATGGATTTATAGCAGCCCCTGTCTGTTGTGTGACCCTCAAGACAGTGCTTAGCAGCCTAGGTAGAGGTGCAGAGATGGTGGGATGCTGATGCACTGGGAGGTGGTTCTGCACTGGGTGGGTGTAACTGAAGGACAAAGGAACAGATTGATAgggaaaaagcaagaaaggaactAAAGTGACTGCCCAAGGCTGTATTCCAAGCTAGACAGGGAGGGAAACCTCTACAGAAGGGGGTTCTACGTGTGGACACAAAAAGAACAGAAGGCTGCATGGATAGGGATCCCTGTGAGGCTAAAGAACAGGTGTATCAGGAGGCATGTGGCCAAGGGCTTGTGGCCAAAGAGGGGGTATTTGAATTTAACATTTCAGAAGTACAGCAGCTCTGATGAGAAGAGAATGGGGTGAGATGCAGGGAGAGGGTGACTATGGTGGATAAAATCACTCAAGTAGAGGTTAAGAAACCAGGAATCCAGGTGGCCCCTGAAGTTGCTCTGGAAAATGGCAAGAGCTAAGGTGCCTAGAAGGCTGTGGGTCAAAACCTCCAATCAAACAACTAATGAGTAATATGGCCCAgcatttagccaggcattgtggcggatgcctgtagtcccagcaacttgggacttaagcccaagagtgtgatgttgctatgagctgtgacaccatggcactctaccgagggcgacaaactgagactcttgtctcaaaaaaataaaaataaaaataaaatatggcagCATGCTGGGAGCTACACAGACCAGTCAGTGAAGAAGCAAAGCCAAGTACAGTAAGCCCCTGACGGTTGGTACAGAAGTAAGGACCAGGGAGTGAAAAACAGCAATGCATCCACCACCTCTTGAAGTCCTCAACATAAAGTACAGTTCTCAAGGACAGTGAGGTGACTTAAGCTGTGGCTGGAGGGTAGGATGGGTAGCACAAGGTATGGACAGAGAGAGTGAAGGCTGGCCTCTGGAAAAGCCTAAGAGCAAGGACTCTGAGGACAGGCCACACCCTCAGTGAGGAAAGCCAGCTACATCTTTTCTCCGCTCCTAGGCCCCGGAAATGGAACTCTCAGCAGCAGTAAATGGACCCTGGATTCTAGTACCTGGAAATCATTAAACCTAATAGTTCTGGTAGCTTCAATTCCAGTTCCCTgtggaaaacaatgaagaaatccCTGTGGCAATGTAGCTGAACTACTAAAGAAGCACAGTCCATTAGGGTGATAAGCTCTTGTGTGAAACAGGTGATCTCCAGCCAGTCCAGACCGGGGTATCAGACGTCTGGGGAGGAAGAAGCAAGTCAGGTCTTACCTCGGGGAATAACTCTGTAATTCCAAAATCCCCAAGCCCTAAAAAGTCCATcctatctcaacaacaaaaaaactcctgAGCATTGTTGCCAGgaataggaatgtaaaatggtacagcagctgctatggaaaacagcacaacaatttctcaaaaattcaacatagaattaccatatgatctgaTCTACCAATTTCACTTCTAAGTATAAACCCAAACTAAGTAAAAGCAGAGTACAGATAATagtaaaaagatatttgtacatccatgttcatagcagcactattcacaatagccaaggggGGACAGCAACCCAATTATAcactgatggatgaatggataagcaaaatgtggtgtatatatgtgtatatatatgcatatatacatttgtgtgtatatatatacacaatggaatgttattcaggaCATTCTGACACATTTACAAAATGAACCTTGAAGATATTTATTTACACTAAATAAAATAGCCagtcacaaataaacaaatactgtataattccacttatatgaagtatctatagtagtcaaattcatagagacaacaGAAAAGAGAACGGTAGTTGTCATGGGCTGGGGGGAGAGGaaaatggggagttattgttCAATGAGTATAGAATTTCAGGGGATTTTCGTGTGTATGCACCCTTCTATCAATTCCTTTATAGAATTTTAGTTTggaagatgaaaatgttctagagaCTGGTGCAGAACAAAGTGCATATACTTAATACTACTAAGAAGTACACTCAAAAATAGTTAAGATTGTAAAtgttatattatgtatatttaaccaTAATTTTGCGTTCATGTTTACAtatgcaaaaaagcaaaacaaaacaaaaaaacacaactactTAAGTCATCCTCCCTTCTAAAAATGATTTCCGGAATATATAATATATCTTTacctcctttttttatttttttgtagagacagagtctcaccttatcgcccttggtagagtgcttatggcatcacacagctcacagcaacctccaactcctaggcgattctcctacctcagcctcccaagtagctgggactactggtgcccgccacaatgcccggctatttttttgttgcagttttggccggggccaggtttgaacccgccaccctcggtatatgggtccggcgccctacccgctgagccacatcttttaccataaggatgTTTCTAAAATACTTGAAACTCAATGTATTCAAACCATGCTCGCTCTCTTTTACCCCAAACTCTTCCACTCTTCCTTTCTCGTGGTTTATGCCAAAAACCCAAGTCATCCTTAAGTCcttgctcttcctcctccctacAAGGTGCAATCATTACAAACTCCTTCTGTGTTATCTTCTAAATCTCTCAGACTGgtcccttctccccacctctccATTACCACCTCTGTACTCACCACCCCCGACTTCTCCCTGGTCTATTGCAATAGGGCTCCTAACCAGTCTCCCTTGCTTCCATTCTTCTTGCTTGCCCCTTCCAATTTGTTCCCCTGGTTGCCTCCAGAAGGAatttaaaacacatacacacaacctCACACCCCCTGCAAAACCAAACACATAAATCTTTTAAGACCCTTTAATTTAGGCTTCCCATTTTCCTTCCAATAAAGGTGGTCTACAAGTTCCTGCATCAGCCTCATCTGTCCTGGCCCTGCTGTGTATGGCATTGCAGCCACACTGGCTCTCTTTAGGTCACTGGAAGTGCCTCGGTCCTTCCTGCCTTGGGACTTTTTTACATTCTCTTCTTCATCCCACTTCTTGCGCCTAACTCATCCAGGGATATTATTTCTCTCGAAAAGTCTTCTCTAGCTCTGACCCTCCCCCTCCAATCCACTATATGCTCTCTTAAGTTATATGCTCCTGTACATTCCCACATACTGATTATGATCAAATACTGAGTGATTGTCAACTGACTTGCCTGCTAAGCTCTATGAAGTCAGGCAGGGACCATGTCTAGCTTAATGGTCAACACAGGTACAACCAAAGGGCTGCGTTAAATTAATTAGTCAGATTAGCCCAAACTGTACTTTTACGATAAAAAAATGGCTTGACTTCTAGAGCCCCATAAGAATTGgtcatgatttcttttcctgcctTTCCACACTGAGTGCTCCAGAATGCTACTTTCAATGCAAAGAATCCTGTCTTGCCCAAAGGGCTCAAAATGCAACGTCTGCCGCATGTTCATCATTCATCCACTTACTTAAACATGTATTTAGGTCCTGACTATGCATACGGCTATGTACACATACGGAAAAAATTAAGTACCTGTTCTTAAAGCATTTCCACTCTGGTTGCCTaggctagagagccatggtgtcagcctgcctcacagaaacttcaaactcctggattcaaccaatcttcctgtctcagccttccgaatacttgggactacaggtgcctgccaccatgcccagataatttttctatttttaccagaGATGGGGGGgcctccctcttgttcaggctggtctcaaactcctgaccttaagggatcctcccaccttgacctccaagagtgctaggatttcaggctgGAAGCCACTATGCCCATTTATCAGTCTTCTCAACAAAGCTTAGACTTCAAATAATAAACAGCAGCGCTGTAGTAGGAAAGCTATTATCCTCAGTACTCTGATTTAACAAGCCTGGTTAGGCAACATGTATTATCAAAGTACAGGAAGTCCCCTAGAGTTACAAACATTTGCAGTTACAAATGAGGGCTATTACACTAAGTCTCCAAGTTACAAAGAACCAACTGATGTATAACTCCCACTTACTAATGGAGGCtactacaggtaataggtaaatttacttgttccaacttacatagaAATGGAACTTAAGAACACATCTATAAAACCTATCTttttcataacccagggactatCTGTAGTATATAAGTTAATACTTCAAAAAATGAGTGCTGGGTTGGGGGCAGTGGATTTACCCACCattttttacacttgatcttagccaagaAGCGATCACCCATCATTTTTTGTTCATGGGATGTATATACTAGCGTGATTCCTCACTGCACTTGCATGCCCTACACTCCTACCAAACATGTAATGATATTCACTCCCCTTATGCATCATTCATTTTCACCTTCATAAAAAAACCCTGATCATGCGAAAGTAGATTTGAGATAGTCTGTGCCTCCTCCTCCCAGTTAACACGTcttctgaaatacattcttttctcCTTAATAATCGTCGTTGTCTCAATAATTAGCATTCTGTACAATCAGCAACATAAACCCCCATTGTGGGTTTGTTAACAGAAGTAGGTAAGTTACTTAAAAATACCAATCCGGGCAATAATGTGATACGTCTACGCTCAAGAAACACCCGTGGTTTAGGACTGTCCGACTCCAATTAAATGGTGCCTCAAGACAGGGGTGCTCAATGATTTGCCCCATTCTCTCAGCCCTGGTCAGTACTGTTACCCGGCCCGTCGTGCGATCCCGCCCCCCTCGAAGCGCCCCTGTGGTCTGACTTCAGCAGCACTTTCCGGCAGGAGACTGAGCGCTCACGGGCGACCTCTCTCTGAGCATCCTTCCGGAGGCCCAAAGACCTGGGTTTCGGGATAACCGTCGTGCTTGCCCCAGTTTGGGGAAGGGGAAGCAGGAGAAGGCCggctccttgggccacaggcggCTGTGCGTTAAGTGGCAGACGCTCCGGGAAAGTCAGCGCAGGAGCGCACTCAAACGCCAGTAGTGACGGGGAAGAGTGCCGCCAGCTCCGCCCGCAGACTCGAGCCGGCGGGCGAGCAGGGTAAGCCCGGACATGAGCGGGAGGGCCGGACGACTCACCGGTAAAAGGCAGAGTCCCCGAGCGGGTTCCAGTTCGCCGTGTAGCAGTCCATGGCTGGTGCAGGCGGCGGCACCCACCTAGCACTGGCTCCGGGCCGGCACTTCCGCTTCCGCCCATCCGGGTCACGTGGCGAGGCCGCCTCCGCGGCCATCACTACTGTGGGCAGTCGCATTTGGCTGCTGCCTCGCCCCCCGCCCACACCTAGGATTCGCGCCCCCTCAAGTGGGCCAGGCTCGGGCTCCTGCCTTCCCCGGCGGCCATCCCCTCTTTTTCTTGCACCACTGGGCGTTGGGAGTTGCTCAGGGCGGGACATGGGTGACCGGAAGTGGAAACTGTGAGCGTCGCGCCTGAGGCACCGAGGCCTGAGGCGCCGTCGGGTACACCGCGACGCACGCATGGAGAGTGCTGGGCGCCGGGCTGCGCACCGACGGCTACCGGGGACGCACGGGAGGGGAGGGGGCTTTGCAGAACCGACTGGCCTCCCCGGGCGCGGGAACATGAGGCTGCGCCAGGAACCCGCTGCGGGCGAGGCGCACGTTGCGCGAGCCTGCCCTGGTCGTGGGTGAACGGCGCGGAGCCCCAGACTAGGTAATTGGCGCGAGCGGGCGCGCGCATGCGCGAGGCAGTGGCGGGCACGTGGCGGGGCGCTGGGCGGCGCCGCGCGGGAAGCGCTTCATCGTTCCGGAGGCCGGCTAGCCAGGCGACCCCTGCTGCTGGTCCTCATGTGACCAGGGCTGGCGCCACCACAGATTCCCCACCTTTTCCCTGTAGCCCTGAGCAGTCCAGGAGGGGCTGGCGCAGGTCTTATTTGTTTCGGGGCGGGCCCTGGGGCCGACATTCTCTGAGTCCGCGCCCTCGCGCGGCTTAGTGTCCTGTCCCTGCAGCCGGTCGTTGTCAGTGGCGGCATGGTCTTCTGTCTGGAAAACGACGAGCCGCGCCACCCGCTGCGAAGCGCCATGGTCCACTTCCAGGCCTCAGAAGTCCAGCAGCTGCTACACAACAAATTCGTGGTCATCTTGGGGGACTCCAGTGAGTGCCCCCTCTACGATGACGCTTCCCAATCCCACGCCTTGCAGCCTGATCTATGATCTATGTCTGGATCTTGTGTCTCCATTTCAGACCTCCTGTCTGCCTGTCTTAGTCCAGTAGactttatcttctttttcatttaccCCCACATCTGCCACAGGCGTACTAATGTAACCTGTGGACTTGTTAGCCCATTCTCGCTcagcctctctctccctcacagTCCTTCATAATTTCCCTCATGAGGGCCATAACTTATGTTGTATGACTCCCGGTGACTTGGCCGACTTCACTCTTGCCAGATGATCTTGGGTCTCCATATGCTGCTAGCAGGGAGACACACAGAAAGTGACAGTGCCAGGACTTTTTAACctcatcttttcttctgtttctccgTCAACACTCTACAGAGCTAGTGTTGGGGAGCCTATCCCTGGGAAGATGGGAGGCCTGGACTTGGGAGCATCTGGGGTGGGTTGAAGTCTGATACACCTTTGGGATTTCCATCTCCCCATAGTCCAGCGGGCTGTGTACAAGGACCTGGTGCTTCTGCTCCAGAAAGACACTCTCCTCACAGCTTCCCAGCTGAAAGCCAAGGTGAGGGAAACTTGGCAGCCATGCCATTGGTGGGCGGGGGCAGACCCTGGCCTGGCAGGGTCCTCCTCCCTGGCATGGATCTGACTGGCTTGGTGGGGGCCGGGTAGGGGGAGCTGAGCTTTGAACAGGACCAGCTGATGGCTGGGGGCCAGCTGGGTGAGCTGCACAACGGGACACAGTACCGTGAGGTCCGCCAGTTCTGCTCGGGTTCTGGCCATCACCTCGTGCGCTTCTACTTCCTCACCCGCGTTTACTCTGAGTACCTGGAGAATGTCTTGGAGGAGCTGACATATGGGCCTGCCCCCGACTTGGTGATCATCAACTCCTGCCTCTGGGATCTGTCCAGGTTGGgacaggggaaaggaaaggactgGTTGGGGGTAGTCAACCCGTGTACTCTTGCCCACCCTGTGTGGTACCCAACAGGTACGGCCGCTGCTCAATGGAGAGCTACCGAGAGAACCTGGAGCGGGTATTTTTGCGCATGGACCAGGTGTTGCCAGACTCCTGCCTGAGGGTGTGGAACATGGCGATGCCCCTGGGGGAGCGTGTCACTGGGGGTTTCCTCCTGCCAGAGGCAAGTGACTGAGGCTCCTCAGAGCAAGAGATGGGACGTTGGCTGGTAGATAGGTAACCCTCTTTCCTGACCCTGCTTTATTCTGTGGCTCTTCACTTTCTCACTCAGCTTCAGCCTCTGGCAGGCACTCTGCGGCGGGATGTGGTTGAAGGGAACTTCTACAGTGCTACACTGGCTGGGGACCACTGCTTCGATGTCCTAGACCTCCACTTTCATTTCCGGCATGCGGTACAGCATCGTCATCGGGATGGTGTCCACTGGGACCAACATGCACATCGCCACCTCTCACAGCTGCTTCTGAcccatgtggctgatgcctgggGCGTGGAGCTGCCCAAGCGTAACTCTCCCCCTGGTGAGCCCTATCACAAGGAGGGGAGGGTAGAGAGGAGAGGGCCCGCAGAGCATAGGGCTCAGAAATGGAACAGGACAAAGCTACTCAAGGGAAGTAAGGGTCTCTTGAAGGACTTGTGGCTCCTTAATGCTTCTCCCTTGTCCTCTGAGAAGGGTTAGATCCCAGGAGCAATGTTCTTGTCTGAGTTCCAGTATTCTACAGTCTAATCATGTGATCATTTGTTGTGTGTGAACAAGGTTATATAAGCATTGGTCACATAAGGCAGCTTGTTAAAAGATCTCAACAGATGAACAGGAAAGAAATGGAGGCACTTCTAGCTAGGCATGGGTGTGggggacagaaagacagaaatggaGGAAGGGCCTTTCAGGCAAGGATGGCAAAAACAAGTAAGCCCATTGGTTGGGGGTGGAGTGCAGTCAGCTGGAAGGTTGTTGAGCAGAAATGTAATATCAGGAAGGTCAGCTTCATGGGGATGGGCTTCATGGACAACATGCCATAGGTGTCTTTggttagcctcagcctcccagtgtgacTGGCTGTGGCTTGGTGCAGCTTTCCTCTGGCCTCATGTCTGGGTCATTCTGAGGGCTCTACCCTTCCTGCTTCTTTTGAGATACTGTTCCTATAACATTTCAACTGTAACACATTGTGCTGCAGAACATCTGTTTCCTTGTCAGCCTCCCAGTTCCCACATGCTCACCAAATGGGCCTCGTAGCTGGTTGTTTCCGTGGCTGTTTATCTCCTACATCATGTCCCCAAAGAGCAAGTTTCTTACCCAAGACTTGTTGGACAGTTCACCCCTTTCAGCCCCATTGTTTAGCACAATTGCTCTATATGTAGTACTGACAGAATAGTGTTTATGAAATTGGTGACATAAGTCATGTTAGATGGCTGTTTGTCACAACATTAGAGGGTGTGAGGGGCATGGGGAGGCGAGGAGTTGGAGCATCAAAGAGGTGAATAGGACTTTGATTACATAATGGTCTGATTTCTTTGATTGTTAGGTGAGAGAATTGATCTCCAATCAAGGAAGGGACACTCTTAAATGTTCTAAGGCTAGTTTGTGGGGGCTCAGGCTCCAGTTTGGAGCTCCAGAAGTTAGGGATGTCAAAAGCAGGATCTGATTTGGTGTGGGAGAATGAGTTAGTGAATTTGGTTAGGACAGATTTATTTGAGGTACTGGGAAAATATGGAGTAGATTTGGAGTCACCAGTACCCAGCAGAGAGATGGAAGCCAAGGACATGAACATGAAGGAGAAAGCAGAGCAATGCTCACACTTTAGATGTGTGTGAGCAGGAAAGAGGGGCAAATGGTGGAAATAAAAGGGGATGAGGGCAGAGACACTTTCAGAGAAGACAGAAGTCATTAGTGATGTCATGCGGCACTTGGGAAGAAAACCATTTTGTAATTTGTTAGCAAGTGGTTACATTTAATAGGAAAAGCATTGAGTGAGTAGAGTAGGGTTTAAAAGAGGCTGTCAGCAGTTGAGGAGGGAATGGAAATTGAGCAAAATGTTTGTTGTGGAATAGCTCAGGGCAGCTTGACTCCCCAGGCCTGtctttctttggaaagaaaagaCAACTAGTTGGGGAAGGGAATAACAAGATCTTTATGTTTGGCTTATTTATTGGTCTGTGGGGAGAGCAAGAAGCTAAAGGTAAAGGAACTGGGCATACACAGGGAGAAGGCTCTGGAGGGGAGCATGAATTCAGACCAAAGGTAGGTTTTgagaggcagaaagaaggaaCACACCTTAGTCTTGGCCTGAGATAAGAGGGAGTGAGGAAGACTGGGTAGAAGGCACAGGTGTTCCACCTGGTCTCCCTGTTCTCCCACTGGAGGGAGTAGAGCCTTGGAAATGTAGATAGCCAGAGCTCAGGGCAGCCTGACTCCACAGGCCTGCCTAAAAAATTCATCCCTCTCCTAGACCCATGGATGGAGGACTGGCCAGAGATGGATCATCTGTTCCAGTCCCCCGACTTTGGGGAGCAGCTGgccttgcccccacccccaccctctcctTTGCCCCCTCCCATGTCTTTTTCCTACCCTCTTCCTCAGCCCTCTccacctcccctcttcccacCCTTGCCCCAGGATGCCCCTTTTTTCCCCGGCCAGCCCTTCCCACCCCAAGAATTCTTCAATCATAATCCAATGGAAGACTTCTCGGTGCCACCCCATTTAGGTAGGTACCTCTGCAGCCTCCCCTTGCACCTTCCCCAGCCCAGCATCCTATGCCCAGGTGAGCTAATAGGAGTTGAAGCAGCCCCTTTTCCTCCCACGTCTGCCCCCCAGGATTGGGTTTGGTCACAGCAGTCCTTGAGTCTGGAATAGCCATCTATAgactcattaatccattcatcgaTTGTCATAATTTCCCAGCCTGAAGAAAGGGAAAGTGGCATCACAgttttgcagatggggaaactaaaTCTCAGAGAAGCTTACCTGGAAGACTAGAGCTGCCTGAGAGCAGAGCTTTGCTCTCCCTGGTCAGAAGCCCACTCTGATAACAACTGGTGGTTCTTTTGTAGGATGTGGCCTGGGAATGAACTTTGTGCCTGACCTCCTGCCACCTCCAGTCCCTGGCCCTAAGCCCCATGGTCAGCACCGGGGCTTGGTGGTCCACCGGGGCATGTCACGTTGTGTTCCCAGCAGCCCCTACCATGTGCCAAGGATGGGGGGGCACTGCAGGCAGCGGCTCAAGCACTCAGACAGACTGATCCACACGTACAAACTGGACAGACGGCCTCCTGCCCATTCAGGAACATGGCCTGGGTAGGATGGATCTCGGGCTGGGGCTAGATGTGCCAATGGCCATGCAGGGCCTGCCTGGCCACCCAGGTGCTGGGCACGGGTATCTGCTATGCCTGGTATGGTTCTTGTCCATTGCTGTCACcaataaaaacatggaagaacAGAATGA from Nycticebus coucang isolate mNycCou1 chromosome 21, mNycCou1.pri, whole genome shotgun sequence carries:
- the PCED1A gene encoding PC-esterase domain-containing protein 1A: MVFCLENDEPRHPLRSAMVHFQASEVQQLLHNKFVVILGDSIQRAVYKDLVLLLQKDTLLTASQLKAKGELSFEQDQLMAGGQLGELHNGTQYREVRQFCSGSGHHLVRFYFLTRVYSEYLENVLEELTYGPAPDLVIINSCLWDLSRYGRCSMESYRENLERVFLRMDQVLPDSCLRVWNMAMPLGERVTGGFLLPELQPLAGTLRRDVVEGNFYSATLAGDHCFDVLDLHFHFRHAVQHRHRDGVHWDQHAHRHLSQLLLTHVADAWGVELPKRNSPPDPWMEDWPEMDHLFQSPDFGEQLALPPPPPSPLPPPMSFSYPLPQPSPPPLFPPLPQDAPFFPGQPFPPQEFFNHNPMEDFSVPPHLGCGLGMNFVPDLLPPPVPGPKPHGQHRGLVVHRGMSRCVPSSPYHVPRMGGHCRQRLKHSDRLIHTYKLDRRPPAHSGTWPG